A stretch of Saccharothrix texasensis DNA encodes these proteins:
- a CDS encoding QsdR family transcriptional regulator, giving the protein MGSTGVRRVVSRDQVLRGACRFFLRHGRVDMDALATSLAISRATLYRVVHSRDGLLADVLWVLADRLLVRARQERTNGGVEGVLEVTRRFVADLRADGPFRAFLRGEPETAARVLFNAAGGVHRRAVTAQKEILLEVDGGSWSTAALDQVAFLYVRIVESTLYAELLSGAPLDPDLAETAARTILLRHR; this is encoded by the coding sequence GTGGGGTCGACCGGCGTCCGGCGGGTGGTGAGCCGGGACCAGGTGCTGCGCGGCGCTTGTCGGTTCTTCCTGCGGCACGGTCGGGTCGACATGGACGCGCTGGCGACGAGCCTCGCCATCAGCCGCGCCACGCTCTACCGGGTCGTGCACAGCCGGGACGGGCTGCTGGCCGACGTGCTGTGGGTGCTGGCCGACCGGTTGCTGGTCCGGGCCCGGCAGGAGCGCACGAACGGCGGCGTGGAAGGTGTCCTGGAGGTCACCCGGCGGTTCGTGGCGGACCTGCGCGCGGACGGGCCGTTCCGGGCGTTCCTGCGCGGTGAGCCGGAGACGGCGGCGCGGGTGCTGTTCAACGCGGCCGGCGGCGTGCACCGGCGGGCGGTGACGGCGCAGAAGGAGATCCTCCTCGAAGTGGACGGCGGGTCGTGGTCGACGGCCGCCCTGGACCAGGTGGCGTTCCTCTACGTGCGGATCGTGGAGTCGACCCTCTACGCCGAGCTGCTCAGCGGCGCGCCGCTGGACCCCGACCTGGCCGAGACGGCCGCCCGCACGATCCTCCTGCGCCACCGCTGA
- a CDS encoding RNA polymerase sigma factor, which produces MSASTAGDPTGRAAVAAVWRIESARIVGALARYTGDFALAEDLAQEALAEALVTWPRDGVPDNPAGWLLTVGRRRAIDAFRRRSALDAKYATLAHGLGEGGATSGGGPAEADDVPWDPDQIDDDVLALMFISCHPVLSREARVALTLRVVGGLTSDEIAKACLVPTATAQARITRAKKTLGAAGVPFEVPTAEERAARLNSVLNVIYLIFTEGSTASSGDDLIRFDLAGEAQRLARVLSRLVPDQPEVFGLLALLELTAARFPARTRPDGEPVLLDQQDRRRWDRAAIRRGRAALARAEKVGRGLGAYGLQAAIAECHAVAPSVEETNWERIVLLYEALGRLAPSPVVDLNRAVAVSMAGGPAAALPIVDGLAGSDALANSYLLPSVRGELLSRLGRADEARVELARAVELCGNERERAVLERKLDDLTTSG; this is translated from the coding sequence CTGAGCGCGTCGACGGCCGGCGATCCGACGGGTCGCGCGGCCGTCGCCGCCGTCTGGCGGATCGAGTCGGCGCGGATCGTCGGCGCGCTCGCGCGCTACACCGGCGATTTCGCGCTGGCCGAGGACCTGGCCCAGGAGGCGCTGGCCGAGGCGCTCGTGACGTGGCCGCGCGACGGCGTGCCGGACAACCCGGCGGGGTGGTTGCTCACCGTCGGCAGGCGGCGCGCGATCGACGCGTTCCGCCGCCGGTCCGCCCTCGACGCCAAGTACGCCACCCTCGCGCACGGCCTCGGCGAGGGTGGCGCGACGTCGGGCGGCGGCCCCGCCGAGGCCGACGACGTGCCGTGGGACCCGGACCAGATCGACGACGACGTGCTGGCGCTGATGTTCATCTCGTGCCACCCCGTGCTGTCGCGGGAGGCTCGGGTGGCGTTGACGTTGCGCGTGGTCGGCGGGCTGACCAGCGACGAGATCGCGAAGGCGTGCCTCGTGCCGACCGCGACCGCGCAGGCCAGGATCACCAGGGCGAAGAAGACCCTCGGTGCGGCCGGCGTGCCGTTCGAGGTGCCGACGGCCGAGGAGCGGGCCGCGCGGCTCAACTCGGTGCTCAACGTGATCTACCTGATCTTCACCGAGGGCTCCACGGCCAGCTCCGGCGACGACCTGATCCGGTTCGACCTCGCGGGCGAGGCGCAGCGGCTCGCCCGCGTGCTGAGCCGGTTGGTGCCCGACCAGCCCGAGGTGTTCGGCCTGCTGGCGTTGCTGGAGCTGACGGCGGCGCGCTTCCCCGCCCGCACCCGGCCGGACGGCGAGCCCGTGCTGCTGGACCAGCAGGACCGCCGACGCTGGGACCGGGCCGCGATCCGGCGCGGGCGGGCCGCGCTGGCCCGTGCCGAGAAGGTCGGCCGGGGCCTCGGCGCTTACGGCCTGCAAGCGGCCATCGCCGAGTGCCACGCCGTCGCGCCCTCGGTGGAGGAGACGAACTGGGAGCGGATCGTGCTGCTGTACGAGGCGCTCGGCCGGCTGGCGCCGTCACCGGTGGTGGACCTGAACCGGGCGGTGGCGGTGTCCATGGCCGGCGGACCGGCCGCGGCGCTGCCGATCGTGGACGGGTTGGCGGGCTCGGACGCGCTGGCGAACTCCTACCTGCTGCCCAGCGTGCGGGGTGAGCTGCTCAGCCGGCTGGGACGCGCGGACGAGGCGCGGGTCGAGCTGGCGCGGGCCGTGGAGTTGTGCGGCAACGAGCGGGAGCGGGCGGTCTTGGAGCGCAAGCTCGACGACCTCACGACATCTGGGTGA
- a CDS encoding YciI family protein: protein MKYMLIMRATDEAYARMGAFDFDEILETVGKFNDELIRAGVLVAAEGLAEAEEGVVVDYSSEPPVVTDGPYGETKELFNGFYILNVASKEEAVEWAKRSPISGAGFKTEIRRVTSIDEFPQDNEWIKKERAWREATGQL, encoded by the coding sequence ATGAAGTACATGCTGATCATGCGCGCGACCGACGAGGCCTACGCCCGGATGGGCGCGTTCGACTTCGACGAGATCCTGGAGACGGTGGGCAAGTTCAACGACGAGCTGATCCGGGCGGGCGTGCTGGTCGCCGCGGAAGGGCTCGCCGAGGCCGAAGAGGGCGTGGTGGTCGACTACTCCTCCGAGCCGCCCGTGGTCACCGACGGCCCGTACGGCGAGACGAAGGAGCTGTTCAACGGCTTCTACATCCTCAACGTGGCGTCGAAGGAGGAGGCCGTCGAGTGGGCCAAGCGGTCCCCGATCTCCGGGGCGGGCTTCAAGACCGAGATCCGCCGGGTCACCTCGATCGACGAGTTCCCGCAGGACAACGAGTGGATCAAGAAGGAGCGGGCGTGGCGGGAAGCCACCGGTCAGCTCTGA
- a CDS encoding alpha/beta hydrolase domain-containing protein, whose amino-acid sequence MSSSPWRRLGLAAAVLGLLLPTSLPASAAPGSPPRVVGPLPGAVPGDRLADRIEDTYPFFATPDDLAAAGYVEEEFHVSGTADGWSVDGTKVATGVPYTTRVVVRRPAHARQFTGTTLVEWQNVTAGYDLDALWNAESVVRAGHAWVGVSAQRVGVDQLKTWSPARYGSLDVTGGGRFTADELSYDVFTQAGRAVESGAVMGGLRTRTLLAIGASQSAGRMTVLYDRVLPQQQPVFDGYGFIVGTAPTRVGAEPVFQVLSETDVRTAQRPADTDRFRRWEVAGAAHSGYQGQAYREPISERDLGGAPRYECDRPPFSRIPMHHVTAAAYDHLRRWVERGTPPPTARPLEFEPDGVTKKRDALGLALGGIRLSQLAAPRALNTGDNSGETFCRLFGTHVPFDAATLARLYPERGDYVRQVVAVDAAAVRAGYLQPADARQNLTDALGGTR is encoded by the coding sequence ATGTCATCTTCCCCCTGGCGCCGCCTCGGTCTCGCCGCGGCCGTGCTCGGTCTGCTCCTCCCGACGTCCCTCCCCGCCTCCGCCGCGCCCGGTTCACCGCCGCGCGTCGTCGGCCCGCTGCCCGGGGCCGTGCCGGGTGACCGGCTGGCCGACCGGATCGAGGACACCTACCCCTTCTTCGCCACGCCCGACGACCTCGCCGCCGCCGGGTACGTCGAAGAGGAGTTCCACGTCTCCGGCACGGCCGACGGCTGGTCCGTCGACGGCACGAAGGTCGCCACCGGCGTGCCGTACACGACCCGGGTCGTCGTGCGCCGGCCCGCGCACGCCCGGCAGTTCACCGGCACGACGCTGGTCGAGTGGCAGAACGTCACCGCCGGGTACGACCTCGACGCCCTGTGGAACGCCGAGTCCGTCGTCCGCGCGGGCCACGCGTGGGTCGGCGTGTCCGCCCAACGGGTCGGCGTCGACCAGCTCAAGACCTGGAGCCCCGCCCGGTACGGCTCGCTGGACGTCACCGGCGGCGGCCGGTTCACCGCCGACGAGCTGTCCTACGACGTGTTCACCCAGGCCGGCCGCGCGGTCGAGTCCGGTGCGGTCATGGGCGGGCTGCGGACGAGGACGCTGCTGGCCATCGGCGCCTCGCAGTCCGCCGGCCGGATGACCGTGCTGTACGACCGGGTCCTGCCGCAGCAGCAGCCGGTGTTCGACGGCTACGGCTTCATCGTCGGCACGGCCCCGACCCGCGTCGGCGCGGAACCCGTCTTCCAGGTGCTGTCGGAGACCGACGTGCGGACCGCGCAACGCCCGGCCGACACCGACCGCTTCCGCCGGTGGGAGGTCGCGGGCGCGGCGCACTCCGGGTACCAGGGCCAGGCCTACCGCGAGCCGATCTCCGAACGCGACCTCGGCGGCGCGCCCCGGTACGAGTGCGACCGGCCGCCGTTCAGCCGGATCCCGATGCACCACGTCACCGCCGCCGCCTACGACCACCTGCGCCGCTGGGTCGAACGGGGCACGCCGCCGCCGACCGCCCGGCCGTTGGAGTTCGAGCCGGACGGCGTCACCAAGAAGCGCGACGCGCTCGGCCTGGCCCTCGGCGGCATCCGGTTGTCGCAGCTGGCCGCGCCCCGCGCGCTGAACACGGGCGACAACTCCGGCGAGACGTTCTGCCGGCTGTTCGGCACGCACGTGCCGTTCGACGCGGCGACGTTGGCCCGGCTCTACCCCGAACGCGGCGATTACGTGCGGCAGGTGGTGGCGGTCGACGCCGCGGCCGTGCGCGCCGGCTACCTCCAGCCCGCCGACGCGCGGCAGAACCTGACCGACGCCCTGGGAGGCACGCGATGA
- a CDS encoding polysaccharide deacetylase family protein gives MTYDDGPKAATTTALLNALRSAGLRATFFNQGNNVQSNQALARSQRDAGMWVENHSWSHPHMTQLSQAQMTSEISQTQQVIQSATGVAPKLFRPPYGETNSTLKAVEAQFGLTEVLWSVDSQDWNNASTAQIVQAASTLQNGGVILMHDGYQTTINAVPQIASNLASRGLCAGMISPSTGRAVAPTDTPPGTTTTPTTTTTPQPGDGSCTATYRTSQQWGDRFNGEVTIRAGSSAITSWTATVTVTSPQKVSATWSGTPSWDSSGNVMTMKPNGNGNLAAGASTTFGFTVMTNGQWAAPTVSCRTP, from the coding sequence CTGACCTACGACGACGGGCCCAAGGCGGCCACCACCACCGCGCTGCTCAACGCGCTGCGGTCGGCCGGGCTGCGGGCCACGTTCTTCAACCAGGGCAACAACGTCCAGTCCAACCAGGCGCTCGCGCGCAGCCAGCGCGACGCCGGCATGTGGGTGGAGAACCACAGCTGGTCCCACCCGCACATGACGCAGCTCAGCCAGGCGCAGATGACGTCGGAGATCTCCCAGACGCAGCAGGTGATCCAGTCGGCGACGGGTGTCGCGCCGAAGCTGTTCCGCCCGCCGTACGGCGAGACCAACAGCACCCTCAAGGCGGTCGAGGCCCAGTTCGGCCTGACCGAGGTGCTGTGGAGCGTCGACTCGCAGGACTGGAACAACGCCAGCACCGCCCAGATCGTGCAGGCCGCGTCCACGCTGCAGAACGGCGGCGTGATCCTGATGCACGACGGCTACCAGACGACGATCAACGCCGTCCCGCAGATCGCGTCGAACCTGGCGAGCCGCGGCCTGTGCGCCGGCATGATCTCGCCCTCGACCGGTCGGGCCGTCGCGCCGACGGACACCCCGCCCGGCACCACCACCACGCCGACCACCACCACCACGCCCCAGCCGGGCGACGGCTCCTGCACCGCGACCTACCGCACGAGCCAGCAGTGGGGTGACCGCTTCAACGGCGAGGTGACGATCCGGGCCGGTTCCTCGGCGATCACCAGCTGGACCGCCACCGTCACCGTCACCTCCCCGCAGAAGGTCTCGGCCACCTGGAGCGGCACGCCCAGCTGGGACTCCAGCGGCAACGTGATGACCATGAAGCCCAACGGCAACGGCAACCTCGCCGCGGGCGCGAGCACCACGTTCGGCTTCACCGTGATGACGAACGGCCAGTGGGCCGCGCCGACGGTGAGCTGCCGGACCCCGTGA
- a CDS encoding extracellular catalytic domain type 1 short-chain-length polyhydroxyalkanoate depolymerase, translating to MSDRRPVPVVRGPAAALVAVVAVVLATAVSLVSSPRPAAAATLQEVTGFGTNPGNLQMFRYVPAGLPAGRPVVVALHGCTQNATGYGTATGWMQLADRWKFTVVAPQQKSQNNANSCFNWFEPGDTRRGSGEALSIKQMVDKAKQDNGATSAYVSGLSGGGAMTAVMLATYPDVFAGGGIVAGLPYQCATSVLTAYSCMSPGTNLTPAQWGDKVRAAYAHSGPRPKVSIWHGAADTTVRPLNGTELVEQWTDVNGTDQTPDVSDTVAGYPHRVYGGTVEYYSITGMNHGQPVDPGAGATQCGGTAAYMLDVNVCAAYHLARFWGIDGGGTGPTDPTTTTTVRPPYTEAITATATDHYVAQRIDVGEYTTLGARYGYTTPFALYRCGADWTDKADCSAI from the coding sequence ATGTCGGATCGTCGCCCTGTCCCGGTCGTTCGCGGTCCCGCCGCAGCCCTCGTCGCGGTGGTGGCCGTGGTGCTGGCCACCGCGGTCTCCCTCGTCTCCTCGCCACGACCCGCCGCCGCCGCGACCCTGCAGGAGGTCACGGGTTTCGGGACGAACCCGGGAAACCTGCAGATGTTCCGCTACGTGCCCGCCGGGCTGCCCGCGGGCCGCCCGGTCGTCGTCGCCCTGCACGGCTGCACGCAGAACGCCACGGGCTACGGCACGGCCACCGGCTGGATGCAGCTGGCCGACCGCTGGAAGTTCACCGTCGTGGCGCCGCAGCAGAAGTCGCAGAACAACGCCAACTCCTGCTTCAACTGGTTCGAGCCGGGCGACACCCGCCGGGGTTCGGGCGAGGCGCTGTCGATCAAGCAGATGGTGGACAAGGCCAAGCAGGACAACGGCGCCACGTCGGCGTACGTCAGCGGGTTGTCCGGGGGCGGCGCGATGACCGCGGTCATGCTCGCCACCTACCCGGACGTGTTCGCCGGCGGCGGCATCGTGGCCGGACTGCCCTACCAGTGCGCCACCTCGGTGCTGACGGCGTACAGCTGCATGAGCCCCGGCACGAACCTCACCCCCGCGCAGTGGGGCGACAAGGTCCGCGCGGCGTACGCCCACTCCGGTCCGCGACCGAAGGTGTCCATCTGGCACGGCGCCGCGGACACCACCGTGCGACCGCTCAACGGCACGGAGCTGGTCGAGCAGTGGACCGACGTCAACGGCACCGACCAGACCCCGGACGTGAGCGACACCGTGGCCGGCTACCCGCACCGGGTCTACGGCGGCACGGTCGAGTACTACTCGATCACCGGCATGAACCACGGCCAGCCCGTCGACCCCGGCGCCGGCGCCACCCAGTGCGGCGGCACCGCCGCGTACATGCTCGACGTCAATGTGTGCGCCGCGTACCACCTGGCGCGCTTCTGGGGCATCGACGGCGGTGGCACCGGTCCGACCGACCCCACCACCACTACCACCGTCCGCCCGCCGTACACCGAAGCGATCACCGCCACCGCGACGGACCACTACGTGGCACAGCGGATCGACGTCGGCGAGTACACCACCCTGGGCGCCCGTTACGGCTACACCACGCCCTTCGCGCTCTACCGGTGCGGCGCGGACTGGACCGACAAGGCCGACTGCTCCGCGATCTGA
- a CDS encoding serine/threonine-protein kinase, whose protein sequence is MAEEFGPYRVGELLGRGGMGEVHRAHDTAHDRVVALKRLSAVHNDDEDFRARFRRESRIAARLREPHVIPIHAYGEIDGRLYLDMRLVEGRDLAELVADGPLDPARSVRLVAQVAGALDAAHADGLVHRDVKPSNILVTPDDFVYLVDFGIARSVLPAGTHLTASGAVIGTLDYLAPERFGDGQVDGRADVYALACVLHACVTGNRPFEVDSAAALLWAHLQQPPPAASATNPAVPRALDDVIRRGMAKDPADRYPTAGALAAAAAEALTTPAGPDAAGPVLGPPAANRVTRVPFAAGPASPPASPARAASPPRTPARGNRVPLTAPPRGAVPLSSSPVVVPVQRPAGRKVPVAPIVAGAVALVLVAVVVVWSRDWTGGGRLAGSATVTTTSTTLSTTSKAGTPTSSATRTTSTTVDHQAVTLLGRLPSAYRDNPTCAPTPSSGGVAATVTCTKANSVHFRFPPPDQAVFHLFTDRAAQDAHFKAVVDANGIPRDDSQGGCRPLTQPVHYALYYRSESGPVPGEYTTCFVADGVGQVWWVDTRTSVTGQLRSSTALDPDSLDQLGYWWNSMILTQMS, encoded by the coding sequence ATGGCGGAGGAGTTCGGGCCTTATCGGGTCGGCGAGCTGTTGGGGCGCGGCGGCATGGGCGAGGTGCACCGGGCCCACGACACCGCGCACGACCGCGTGGTGGCGTTGAAGCGGCTCTCCGCCGTGCACAACGACGACGAGGACTTCCGCGCCCGGTTCCGGCGGGAGTCGCGGATCGCGGCCCGGCTGCGCGAGCCGCACGTCATCCCGATCCACGCCTACGGCGAGATCGACGGCCGGCTCTACCTGGACATGCGCCTGGTGGAGGGTCGTGACCTGGCGGAACTCGTCGCGGACGGCCCGCTCGACCCCGCGCGGTCCGTGCGGCTGGTCGCCCAGGTCGCGGGCGCGCTCGACGCCGCGCACGCGGACGGCCTGGTGCACCGCGACGTCAAGCCGTCGAACATCCTCGTCACGCCGGACGACTTCGTGTACCTGGTCGACTTCGGCATCGCCCGCAGCGTCCTGCCGGCCGGCACGCACCTGACCGCGTCCGGCGCGGTGATCGGGACCCTGGACTACCTGGCGCCCGAGCGGTTCGGCGACGGACAGGTGGACGGGCGCGCGGACGTCTACGCGCTGGCCTGCGTGCTGCACGCGTGCGTCACCGGCAACCGGCCGTTCGAGGTCGACAGCGCCGCCGCCCTGCTCTGGGCCCACCTGCAACAACCACCGCCCGCCGCCTCGGCCACCAACCCGGCCGTGCCCCGCGCGCTGGACGACGTGATCCGGCGCGGCATGGCCAAGGACCCGGCCGACCGCTACCCGACCGCCGGCGCACTGGCAGCGGCCGCCGCCGAAGCCCTCACCACCCCCGCCGGGCCGGACGCCGCCGGCCCGGTGCTCGGGCCACCCGCCGCCAACCGGGTCACGCGGGTGCCCTTCGCTGCCGGCCCGGCGTCGCCGCCCGCATCGCCCGCCCGAGCCGCGTCACCGCCGCGGACCCCGGCCCGGGGCAACCGCGTGCCGCTCACCGCACCGCCCCGCGGCGCGGTGCCGCTCAGCTCTTCCCCGGTGGTGGTCCCGGTCCAGCGGCCGGCCGGGCGCAAGGTGCCGGTCGCCCCGATCGTCGCCGGCGCGGTGGCGCTGGTGCTCGTGGCGGTGGTCGTGGTCTGGTCCCGGGACTGGACCGGCGGTGGCCGGCTCGCGGGTTCCGCCACCGTGACCACGACGTCCACCACGCTGTCCACCACGTCCAAGGCGGGCACACCGACGTCGTCCGCCACCCGGACCACGTCCACCACCGTCGACCACCAGGCGGTCACCCTGCTGGGCCGGCTCCCCTCCGCCTACCGGGACAACCCGACGTGCGCGCCCACCCCGTCGAGCGGGGGAGTCGCGGCGACCGTCACCTGCACCAAGGCGAACTCGGTGCACTTCCGCTTCCCGCCACCGGACCAGGCGGTGTTCCACCTGTTCACCGACCGCGCCGCGCAGGACGCCCACTTCAAGGCCGTGGTGGACGCCAACGGCATCCCGCGCGACGACAGCCAGGGCGGTTGCCGCCCCCTCACCCAGCCCGTGCACTACGCCCTGTACTACCGGTCCGAGAGCGGTCCCGTGCCCGGCGAGTACACGACCTGCTTCGTCGCCGACGGCGTCGGCCAGGTGTGGTGGGTCGACACCCGGACCTCGGTCACCGGCCAGCTGCGGTCCTCGACGGCGCTCGACCCGGACTCGCTCGACCAGCTCGGCTACTGGTGGAACTCGATGATCCTCACCCAGATGTCGTGA
- a CDS encoding helix-turn-helix domain-containing protein, whose protein sequence is MDDDLDRVLTAVGPRLRALRRARGVTLADLAEATGISASTLSRLESGRRRPNLELLLPLARAHGVPLDELVGAPPTGDPRVHFRPVRRHGMTFLALSRRPGGTQAFKMIIPGALHDVVPEPKTHEGHEWLYVLDGRLRLVLGEQDIVLTPGEAAEFDTRVPHWLGAADPGPVEVLILFGPQGERAHVKART, encoded by the coding sequence ATGGACGACGACCTGGACCGCGTGCTGACCGCCGTGGGGCCGAGGCTGCGGGCGCTGCGCCGGGCCCGCGGTGTCACCCTCGCCGACCTGGCCGAGGCCACCGGCATCTCGGCGAGCACCCTGTCACGGCTGGAGAGCGGCCGGCGGCGGCCGAACCTGGAGCTGCTGCTGCCGCTGGCGCGGGCGCACGGCGTGCCGCTCGACGAGCTGGTCGGCGCACCGCCCACCGGCGATCCGCGCGTCCACTTCCGACCGGTCCGCCGGCACGGCATGACGTTCCTGGCGTTGAGCCGCCGACCGGGCGGCACGCAGGCGTTCAAGATGATCATTCCGGGTGCCCTGCACGACGTCGTGCCCGAGCCGAAGACCCACGAAGGCCACGAGTGGCTCTACGTCCTCGACGGACGGCTGCGACTCGTGCTGGGGGAGCAGGACATCGTGCTCACGCCCGGTGAAGCGGCCGAGTTCGACACCCGGGTCCCGCACTGGCTCGGCGCCGCCGACCCCGGCCCCGTCGAGGTGCTGATCCTGTTCGGCCCGCAAGGCGAACGCGCCCACGTGAAGGCCCGGACCTGA
- a CDS encoding SigE family RNA polymerase sigma factor, with protein sequence MEFGEYVVGRRPALMRFATVLTCQTWLAEDIVSDVLGRAFERWDRISVMAEPHAYVRRMVVNEYLSWRRRLARTSPRAEVHPDVPVGDGADDRAQRDAMIRRLARLPRRQRAAVVLRYYAGLPDAEIAVELGCRVTTVRSQISRALATLRVDLTANPHAYQETR encoded by the coding sequence ATGGAGTTCGGTGAGTACGTGGTCGGGCGGCGGCCGGCGCTGATGCGGTTCGCCACGGTGCTGACCTGTCAGACCTGGCTGGCCGAGGACATCGTCAGCGACGTGCTCGGCCGTGCCTTCGAGCGGTGGGACCGGATCTCGGTGATGGCCGAGCCGCACGCCTACGTGCGGCGGATGGTCGTCAACGAGTACCTGTCCTGGCGGCGGCGGCTGGCCCGCACCTCGCCGAGGGCCGAGGTCCACCCGGACGTGCCGGTCGGCGACGGCGCCGACGACCGGGCGCAGCGGGACGCGATGATCCGCAGGCTGGCCCGCCTGCCCCGGCGGCAGCGGGCGGCGGTGGTGCTGCGCTACTACGCCGGCCTGCCCGACGCCGAGATCGCCGTCGAGCTGGGCTGCCGGGTGACGACGGTGCGCAGCCAGATCTCCCGGGCGCTCGCGACCCTCCGCGTCGACCTGACCGCCAACCCCCACGCCTACCAGGAGACGAGATGA
- a CDS encoding ATP-binding protein, giving the protein MTAGNDTVVLVVQDEDTTSPDEVARWLREHLAGWPGHDVLLIGVVVGELYDNARRHGSPPFVLELVLDRWREALVVSVRDRALRRTAPWRPAAGLLLVDALSTRWGVLTQAAFTTVWAELVFDD; this is encoded by the coding sequence GTGACGGCCGGCAACGACACGGTTGTCCTGGTCGTCCAGGACGAGGACACGACCTCGCCCGACGAGGTCGCCAGGTGGCTGCGCGAGCACCTCGCGGGCTGGCCCGGGCACGACGTGCTGCTGATCGGCGTAGTGGTCGGCGAGCTGTACGACAACGCCCGCCGGCACGGCTCGCCGCCGTTCGTGCTGGAGCTCGTGCTGGACCGGTGGCGCGAGGCGTTGGTGGTCAGCGTGCGCGACCGCGCCCTGCGCCGGACCGCGCCGTGGCGACCGGCGGCGGGGTTGCTCCTGGTCGACGCGCTGTCCACCCGGTGGGGCGTGCTGACGCAGGCCGCGTTCACCACGGTGTGGGCCGAGCTGGTCTTCGACGACTGA
- a CDS encoding alpha/beta fold hydrolase, producing MRIPLVALVVALVSTVAAAPAQADALAPIVFVHGQQGSAQQWQSNAKRFSGNGYPDAALHAYEYDTSIPTNDHAVAGLEAFITRVLARTGATKVDVIAHSRGTTVMHAYLSVPERAAAVRKYVNVDGRSSATPPGGVPTLALWGSLQPNGSIGGATNVYLTTLGHTETTTSADGFAHMHRFLRGRPAFTTRVVPELPALVRIAGRTTYYPQNEGVEGVVQVWELDSRTGARVGAPRHTVRTGADGSFGPLPVNGREHYELVVLRDGQPPHHNYFEPFERSDRFLRLQVSRPGGITDHVDRCPTHSALTVIRNREWWSDQPDHDRLELNGVNVLEPAVSPRLRQVLAAFAFDDGCDLTSTPGVALPPFATLPFLTGVDAYLPARADGGGTIRVTQTARGGDGATRTIAVPNWPSDAHAVTVQFKDYLDGGTGGLGRTSP from the coding sequence ATGAGGATCCCGCTGGTGGCACTGGTCGTCGCCCTGGTGTCGACCGTCGCGGCGGCGCCCGCCCAGGCCGACGCGCTCGCCCCGATCGTGTTCGTCCACGGCCAGCAGGGCTCGGCGCAGCAGTGGCAGTCCAACGCCAAGAGGTTCTCCGGCAACGGCTACCCGGACGCGGCGCTCCACGCCTACGAGTACGACACGAGCATCCCGACCAACGACCACGCCGTCGCCGGCCTGGAAGCCTTCATCACCCGTGTCCTGGCCCGGACCGGCGCGACCAAGGTGGACGTGATCGCGCACTCGCGCGGCACGACGGTCATGCACGCCTACCTGTCCGTCCCCGAACGGGCCGCGGCGGTGCGGAAGTACGTCAACGTGGACGGCCGGTCCAGCGCCACGCCGCCCGGCGGCGTGCCGACCCTGGCGCTGTGGGGCAGCCTGCAGCCCAACGGCTCCATCGGCGGCGCGACGAACGTCTACCTGACCACCCTGGGCCACACCGAGACCACCACGTCGGCCGACGGTTTCGCCCACATGCACCGGTTCCTGCGCGGCAGGCCCGCGTTCACCACGCGGGTGGTGCCCGAACTGCCCGCGCTGGTCCGGATCGCGGGCCGGACGACGTACTACCCGCAGAACGAAGGCGTCGAGGGCGTGGTGCAGGTCTGGGAGCTGGACAGCCGCACCGGCGCGCGGGTCGGCGCGCCCCGGCACACCGTCCGGACCGGCGCGGACGGCTCGTTCGGCCCGCTGCCCGTCAACGGCCGCGAGCACTACGAGCTGGTGGTCCTGCGCGACGGCCAACCGCCGCACCACAACTACTTCGAGCCGTTCGAGCGCAGCGACCGGTTCCTGCGGCTCCAGGTGTCCCGCCCGGGCGGCATCACCGACCACGTCGACCGGTGCCCGACGCACAGCGCCCTCACCGTCATCCGCAACCGCGAGTGGTGGTCCGACCAGCCCGACCACGACCGGCTCGAGCTGAACGGCGTGAACGTCCTCGAACCGGCCGTCTCGCCCCGGCTGCGGCAGGTCCTCGCCGCGTTCGCGTTCGACGACGGCTGCGACCTGACGTCCACGCCGGGCGTCGCGCTGCCGCCGTTCGCCACGCTGCCGTTCCTGACGGGTGTCGACGCCTACCTGCCCGCGCGGGCCGACGGCGGCGGCACGATCCGCGTCACCCAGACCGCGCGCGGCGGCGACGGCGCGACGCGGACGATCGCGGTGCCGAACTGGCCGTCGGACGCGCACGCGGTGACCGTGCAGTTCAAGGATTACCTCGACGGCGGAACCGGAGGTCTTGGCCGAACGTCCCCCTGA